A DNA window from Chelativorans sp. AA-79 contains the following coding sequences:
- the pgl gene encoding 6-phosphogluconolactonase gives MAEAIWHEFPASEPLAEALAETVARHLAAAVEQRGMATIAVSGGSTPPPFFSALSRRKIDWPRVTVTLVDERFVPPSSERSNAGLAARHLLQNEAAQAQFVGLYHQAETIEEAAEKADEEIGRLPLPLDVGVLGMGLDGHTASFFPDAEDIALKLRVEDRRVLPIYAKSAGESRLTLSLPLLCRARVLVLHVEGEEKRRVLQAALTEEDGAKLPVRIAVEQAAAPVGIYWAPGGADTQRSPGDQSAS, from the coding sequence ATGGCCGAGGCGATATGGCACGAATTTCCGGCAAGCGAGCCCTTGGCCGAAGCGCTCGCCGAGACGGTGGCCCGGCACTTGGCGGCGGCCGTGGAGCAGCGCGGGATGGCGACGATCGCCGTCTCCGGCGGCAGCACTCCGCCGCCTTTCTTCAGCGCGCTCTCGCGCAGGAAGATCGACTGGCCGCGCGTGACCGTCACGCTCGTGGACGAGCGTTTCGTGCCGCCATCCTCGGAGCGGTCCAATGCCGGGCTCGCCGCCCGCCATCTCCTGCAGAACGAGGCGGCGCAGGCGCAGTTCGTCGGCCTTTACCATCAGGCGGAAACAATCGAGGAGGCCGCCGAGAAGGCGGACGAGGAGATCGGGAGGCTCCCGCTGCCTCTCGACGTCGGCGTGCTCGGCATGGGCCTTGACGGCCATACGGCCTCGTTTTTTCCCGACGCCGAGGACATCGCCCTCAAGCTCCGGGTGGAGGATCGGCGCGTTCTCCCCATATATGCCAAAAGCGCGGGGGAGTCGCGTCTCACTCTTTCATTACCGCTCCTGTGCAGGGCAAGGGTGCTGGTGCTGCACGTCGAAGGCGAAGAGAAGCGCCGAGTGCTCCAGGCGGCACTTACCGAAGAAGACGGCGCGAAGCTGCCCGTGCGCATCGCCGTGGAACAAGCGGCCGCGCCCGTCGGTATCTATTGGGCACCGGGAGGGGCGGACACCCAACGGTCACCGGGCGATCAGTCGGCATCCTGA
- the edd gene encoding phosphogluconate dehydratase codes for MTARREIEAVTARIRERSRDSREAYLARLDEAAESGVHRATLSCGNLAHGFAACGPQDKAALSGGTVPNLGIITAYNDMLSAHQPYETFPQLIKEAAREIGGVAQVASGVPAMCDGVTQGQPGMQLSLFSRDVIALATAVGLSHNMFDAAVYLGICDKIVPGLTIAALTFGHLPAVFIPAGPMTSGLPNDEKSRIRQLFAEGKVGRDALLEAESKSYHGPGTCTFYGTANSNQMLMEIMGLHTPGSSFVNPNTPLRDALTKEAAKRALAITALGNEFTPVGRVIDERSIVNGVVGLNATGGSTNHTMHLIAMAAAAGIRLTWADIAEISEQVPLLARVYPNGLADVNHFHAAGGLGFLIRELLDAGLLHEDVQTVWGPGLRHYAIEARLDEDGGVSREPAPAKSGDEKVLVPVSQAFQPTGGIRVLKGNLGQAIIKTSAVKPQHRIIEAPALVFHTQHELQDAFKAGELDRDFIAVIRFQGPKANGMPELHKLTPVLGVLQDRGHKVALVTDGRMSGASGKVPAAIHVTPEAAEGGALAKVKDGDMLRLDAEAGTLEMLTDAETFARREPASADLSREHFGMGRELFASFRQIVSRADQGAAVF; via the coding sequence ATGACCGCAAGGCGAGAGATCGAAGCCGTCACAGCCCGCATCCGAGAGCGCTCGCGCGACAGCCGTGAAGCCTATCTCGCCCGGCTGGACGAGGCCGCTGAAAGCGGCGTCCACCGCGCCACGCTTTCCTGCGGAAACCTGGCACACGGATTCGCTGCATGCGGGCCGCAGGACAAGGCCGCCCTTTCCGGCGGCACGGTGCCCAATCTCGGCATCATCACCGCCTACAACGACATGCTCTCCGCCCATCAGCCTTACGAGACCTTTCCGCAGCTCATCAAGGAAGCAGCGCGCGAGATCGGCGGCGTCGCGCAGGTGGCAAGCGGCGTTCCGGCCATGTGCGACGGCGTCACCCAGGGCCAGCCGGGCATGCAGCTTTCGCTCTTCTCGCGTGACGTGATCGCGCTCGCCACAGCGGTGGGCCTCTCGCACAACATGTTCGACGCCGCCGTCTATCTCGGCATCTGCGACAAGATCGTGCCGGGCCTCACCATCGCGGCGCTGACCTTCGGTCATCTGCCGGCCGTCTTCATTCCCGCGGGGCCAATGACCAGCGGCCTGCCGAACGACGAGAAGTCGCGCATCCGCCAGCTCTTTGCCGAGGGCAAGGTGGGACGGGATGCGCTGCTGGAAGCAGAATCGAAGTCCTATCACGGACCCGGCACCTGCACCTTCTACGGGACTGCCAATTCCAACCAGATGCTGATGGAGATCATGGGCCTGCACACGCCCGGCTCCTCCTTCGTCAATCCGAACACGCCGCTGCGCGATGCGCTGACCAAGGAAGCGGCGAAGCGCGCACTCGCCATCACCGCGCTCGGCAACGAATTCACGCCCGTGGGGCGCGTGATCGACGAGCGCTCCATCGTCAACGGCGTGGTGGGTCTCAATGCGACCGGCGGCTCGACCAATCACACGATGCATCTGATCGCCATGGCGGCGGCTGCAGGAATCAGGCTCACCTGGGCCGATATCGCCGAGATCTCCGAGCAGGTGCCGCTCCTGGCGCGTGTTTATCCCAACGGTCTCGCAGACGTGAACCACTTCCACGCTGCGGGCGGGCTCGGCTTCCTCATCCGCGAGCTTCTGGATGCGGGGCTCCTGCACGAGGATGTGCAGACCGTCTGGGGACCGGGATTGCGCCACTATGCGATCGAGGCCAGGCTCGACGAAGACGGCGGTGTTTCCCGCGAGCCCGCGCCGGCCAAGAGCGGCGACGAGAAAGTACTCGTGCCGGTTTCGCAGGCCTTTCAGCCAACCGGCGGCATCCGTGTTCTCAAGGGCAATCTCGGTCAGGCCATTATCAAGACCTCCGCCGTGAAGCCGCAGCACAGGATCATCGAGGCGCCCGCGCTGGTCTTCCATACCCAGCATGAGCTGCAGGATGCCTTCAAGGCGGGCGAGCTCGACCGAGACTTCATCGCGGTGATCCGCTTCCAGGGCCCCAAGGCCAACGGCATGCCGGAACTTCACAAGCTCACGCCCGTGCTCGGCGTTCTGCAGGACCGCGGCCACAAGGTGGCACTGGTGACGGACGGCCGCATGTCCGGCGCGTCGGGCAAGGTTCCCGCCGCAATCCACGTCACCCCGGAGGCAGCGGAGGGCGGCGCACTCGCCAAAGTGAAAGACGGCGACATGCTGCGGCTCGATGCCGAGGCGGGAACGCTCGAAATGCTGACGGATGCGGAAACGTTCGCCCGGCGGGAGCCCGCTTCGGCCGATCTTTCGCGTGAGCATTTCGGCATGGGCCGAGAGCTCTTCGCAAGCTTCCGACAGATCGTCTCGCGGGCGGACCAGGGCGCAGCTGTCTTCTAG
- a CDS encoding sulfatase-like hydrolase/transferase: MAEEQESSPEAVGSSPTSRATRVWDGSYPLHPFLFAIASVLVMMARNLDQTSIADVAPSLAGALLFALTVYLAVVAIRRRFDRVSAVIASIWVIGCLFYAGLFDRLNGLVDGGYSMTRTLPLALAALAAATLLAVLLRRAAAVIHSVLTGIAAVLLISPIWQAASYEWQNGAARNVYEPEKAMAEIEPFIAPAKANGSSRPPDIYHFIFDRYASEGVLRDHFDVDNGSIGSFLEERGFYIARDSNSNYQKTGPSLASTFYMDYLDLLADDPRVQGSNWHPIYAMLDDHRVARFLKSRGYDFIQFGSWWVGTYDNPTADENRPHGFSEFEMLYLRRTALRPLFHVLPDRPLTMRLDWDNAQCQRIAPQVEEIKALGQRDKPVYVFAHILVPHGPFNFTNDGRCLTIEESRKRGEDQGYLEQIAYANRIIEEVVIALQSPDREPPIILIQADEGPFPERDGRVPWQDAPPNELRVKSGILNAYYFPNGDYSALRPDITPVNSYRVLFNTYFGTDFPILPDRIFFFPYDSRLYEYHDVTDKVRGPDIATRPVENLPQHP; encoded by the coding sequence ATGGCCGAGGAACAGGAGTCGAGCCCCGAAGCGGTAGGTTCTTCTCCTACTTCACGGGCTACGCGCGTTTGGGACGGCTCCTATCCCCTCCACCCATTCCTGTTCGCCATCGCCTCCGTGCTCGTGATGATGGCGCGCAATCTCGACCAGACCTCCATCGCCGATGTCGCGCCCTCGCTTGCGGGTGCACTCCTCTTCGCGCTTACGGTCTATCTGGCGGTGGTGGCGATCCGGCGGCGTTTCGACCGCGTGTCGGCGGTGATCGCCAGCATCTGGGTAATCGGCTGCCTCTTCTATGCCGGTCTGTTCGACCGCTTGAACGGGCTGGTGGACGGCGGCTATTCCATGACGAGAACACTGCCTTTGGCCCTCGCCGCGCTTGCAGCGGCAACGCTGCTGGCGGTTCTCCTGCGCAGAGCGGCGGCGGTGATCCACAGCGTTCTCACCGGGATTGCCGCCGTGCTCCTGATCAGCCCCATCTGGCAGGCGGCAAGCTATGAATGGCAGAACGGCGCCGCTCGCAACGTCTACGAGCCAGAGAAGGCGATGGCGGAGATCGAACCCTTCATCGCACCCGCAAAGGCGAATGGTTCAAGCCGCCCGCCCGACATCTACCACTTCATCTTCGATCGCTACGCGTCGGAGGGGGTGCTGCGCGATCATTTCGACGTCGACAACGGCAGTATCGGCAGTTTCCTGGAAGAGCGCGGCTTCTATATCGCCCGCGACAGCAATTCGAACTACCAGAAGACCGGCCCGTCCCTCGCCTCGACCTTCTACATGGACTATCTCGACCTGCTCGCGGACGACCCGCGCGTGCAGGGCAGCAACTGGCACCCGATCTACGCAATGCTGGACGATCATCGTGTTGCGCGTTTCCTGAAGTCCCGCGGCTACGATTTCATCCAGTTCGGCTCATGGTGGGTCGGCACCTACGACAACCCGACCGCCGACGAGAATCGTCCGCACGGCTTCAGTGAATTCGAGATGCTCTATCTCCGGCGCACGGCCCTGCGCCCGCTGTTCCATGTTCTGCCCGACAGGCCGCTCACGATGCGGCTCGACTGGGACAACGCGCAGTGCCAGCGGATCGCCCCACAGGTGGAGGAAATCAAGGCACTCGGCCAGCGCGACAAGCCGGTCTATGTCTTCGCGCATATCCTCGTGCCGCACGGTCCCTTCAATTTCACGAACGACGGGCGCTGCCTCACGATCGAGGAGTCGCGCAAGCGCGGCGAAGATCAGGGCTATCTGGAACAGATCGCCTATGCGAACCGCATCATCGAGGAGGTGGTCATCGCACTCCAGAGCCCGGACCGCGAACCGCCGATCATCCTCATCCAGGCGGACGAGGGCCCTTTTCCGGAGCGCGACGGGAGGGTCCCGTGGCAGGACGCTCCTCCCAACGAGCTACGGGTCAAGAGCGGCATCCTCAATGCGTATTATTTCCCCAACGGAGATTACTCCGCCCTGCGCCCCGACATCACGCCGGTGAACAGCTATCGCGTCCTGTTCAACACCTATTTCGGAACGGATTTTCCGATCCTGCCGGACCGGATATTCTTCTTCCCCTACGATTCCAGGCTCTACGAATATCACGATGTGACGGACAAGGTCCGCGGCCCCGACATCGCCACCAGGCCTGTCGAGAACCTGCCGCAGCATCCTTGA
- the folD gene encoding bifunctional methylenetetrahydrofolate dehydrogenase/methenyltetrahydrofolate cyclohydrolase FolD produces the protein MAQIIDGKAAAAKILEKVTRAAEELKAGGITPGLAVVIVGEDPASQVYVASKSKRATECGFHSVQHSLPESTTEQELVTLVEALNRDPSINGILVQLPLPQHIDSERIIHTIAPEKDVDGFHILNVGLLGAGAVSKALVPCTPAGAMLLIEGVRGKDLSGLSAVVIGRSNIVGKPMANLLMAANATVTIAHSRTADLAAVCRGADILVAAVGRPEMVKGDWIKPGAVVIDVGINRIPAPEKGEGKTRLVGDVAYAEAEKAAGAITPVPGGVGPMTIAMLMANTLTAACRAAGRQPPVL, from the coding sequence ATGGCGCAAATTATCGACGGAAAGGCGGCCGCAGCCAAGATCCTGGAGAAAGTGACGCGCGCGGCGGAAGAACTGAAGGCAGGCGGGATCACGCCCGGCCTGGCGGTGGTGATCGTGGGAGAGGATCCGGCGAGCCAGGTCTATGTCGCCTCCAAGTCGAAGAGGGCAACGGAATGCGGCTTCCATTCCGTACAGCACTCGCTGCCCGAGAGCACGACCGAGCAGGAGCTGGTGACGCTCGTGGAAGCGCTCAACCGCGACCCGTCCATCAACGGCATCCTGGTACAGCTTCCGCTTCCGCAGCACATCGATTCGGAGCGCATCATCCACACCATCGCGCCGGAAAAAGACGTCGACGGTTTTCACATCCTCAACGTCGGTCTCCTGGGCGCCGGCGCGGTCTCGAAAGCCCTGGTGCCCTGCACGCCGGCCGGCGCCATGCTGCTGATCGAAGGCGTGCGCGGCAAGGATCTCTCGGGGCTTTCGGCTGTCGTCATCGGGCGGTCCAACATCGTGGGCAAGCCGATGGCCAACCTGCTCATGGCCGCCAATGCTACGGTCACCATCGCCCACAGCCGCACCGCCGACCTTGCCGCCGTCTGCCGCGGGGCCGATATCCTGGTGGCGGCGGTCGGCCGGCCGGAAATGGTGAAGGGCGATTGGATCAAACCGGGCGCCGTGGTCATCGACGTCGGCATCAACCGCATTCCCGCGCCGGAGAAGGGCGAGGGCAAGACGCGGCTCGTGGGCGACGTGGCTTATGCTGAGGCCGAGAAGGCTGCAGGCGCCATCACCCCTGTTCCGGGCGGGGTGGGGCCGATGACCATCGCCATGCTCATGGCCAATACGCTGACGGCCGCTTGCAGGGCCGCCGGCCGCCAGCCGCCGGTTCTTTAG
- the proC gene encoding pyrroline-5-carboxylate reductase, whose amino-acid sequence MGKQVVLVGCGNMGYAMLKGWLAAGKLAANDIRVVEPNEDLRARAAKHGVIVAARSDELDRTAADLVVFAVKPQVIRDVVPAYRSFAPGATFLSVAAGTGIATFEELLGSNAAVIRCMPNTPAAIGRGMLVVYANPNVSPEARNFVSGLLSASGAVATIDDERLMDAVTAVSGSGPAYVFYFIECLTAAGEKAGLPADTARLLAMQTVYGAAVLAKESGEEPGKLREQVTSPNGTTAAALGVLMGDERLQALVTDAVDAARKRSIELGK is encoded by the coding sequence ATGGGTAAGCAGGTCGTTCTCGTCGGCTGCGGCAATATGGGATATGCGATGCTGAAGGGCTGGCTTGCCGCCGGGAAGCTGGCGGCCAACGACATCCGTGTCGTCGAGCCGAACGAGGATTTGCGGGCGCGCGCCGCAAAGCATGGCGTGATTGTCGCGGCACGATCGGACGAGTTGGACCGGACGGCCGCCGATCTCGTCGTCTTCGCCGTCAAGCCCCAGGTGATCCGCGACGTCGTTCCAGCCTATCGGTCCTTTGCGCCGGGCGCGACGTTCCTGAGCGTCGCCGCAGGCACCGGCATTGCCACATTCGAGGAATTGCTGGGGAGCAACGCCGCCGTCATCCGCTGCATGCCCAATACGCCTGCAGCGATCGGCAGGGGGATGCTGGTGGTTTATGCCAACCCGAATGTCAGCCCCGAAGCGAGGAATTTCGTAAGCGGTCTTCTTTCCGCCAGCGGTGCCGTCGCCACCATTGACGATGAGCGGCTGATGGACGCTGTCACGGCGGTGTCCGGCTCGGGCCCGGCCTATGTGTTTTACTTCATAGAATGCCTGACGGCGGCGGGCGAAAAGGCCGGCCTGCCGGCCGACACGGCCAGGCTCCTTGCCATGCAGACGGTCTATGGCGCCGCAGTTCTCGCGAAGGAAAGCGGCGAGGAACCGGGAAAACTGAGGGAGCAGGTGACGAGCCCCAACGGAACCACCGCCGCCGCGCTCGGGGTGCTGATGGGGGATGAGCGTCTTCAGGCGCTCGTCACCGACGCGGTGGACGCGGCGAGGAAGCGCTCGATCGAGCTCGGGAAATAG
- a CDS encoding purine-nucleoside phosphorylase has product MAEASQIERLNRAHKSVADCVGAPVEIAIVLGSGLGDLARGIKDATIIPYADIQGFPVATAPGHKGQLIVGTLHGRRVAAMQGRLHLYEGWTPRDIALAIYLLDRLGSTTLVVTNAAGALNPDYRPGDVMLIEDHLNFTGTNPLVGPNDGEIGLRFPDMARAYDPDLLELATDAADRTLQPVHRGIYAGILGPSLETLAERRFLRAAGGDAVGMSTVTEVIAAAHAGLRVVGISAITNAASGWADEHSDTVEEVFAHTAVSGEKIDSILQELLPLLPRRLD; this is encoded by the coding sequence ATGGCAGAAGCAAGCCAAATCGAGCGCCTGAACCGTGCCCACAAGTCCGTCGCAGACTGTGTCGGCGCGCCGGTGGAGATCGCCATCGTGCTGGGCTCCGGCCTCGGAGACCTGGCCAGGGGGATCAAGGATGCCACCATCATCCCCTATGCCGATATTCAGGGGTTTCCGGTGGCGACCGCGCCCGGCCACAAGGGCCAGCTCATCGTCGGCACCCTGCACGGTCGGCGGGTGGCGGCGATGCAGGGGCGGCTTCATCTCTATGAAGGATGGACCCCGCGCGACATCGCGCTTGCCATCTATCTTCTCGACCGGCTCGGCAGCACCACCCTCGTCGTGACCAACGCGGCCGGCGCCCTCAACCCGGATTACCGGCCGGGCGATGTGATGCTCATCGAGGACCATCTGAACTTCACCGGCACCAACCCGCTTGTCGGTCCCAACGACGGCGAAATCGGCCTGCGTTTCCCGGATATGGCTCGCGCCTATGATCCAGACCTTCTGGAGCTTGCGACGGACGCCGCGGATCGCACGTTGCAGCCCGTGCATCGCGGCATCTACGCTGGCATTCTCGGCCCCTCGCTCGAGACGCTCGCCGAGCGCCGCTTCCTGCGTGCGGCGGGTGGCGACGCGGTGGGAATGTCCACGGTGACGGAAGTCATTGCCGCCGCTCACGCGGGGCTCCGCGTCGTCGGCATCTCGGCCATCACCAACGCGGCGAGTGGCTGGGCCGACGAGCATTCGGATACCGTGGAGGAAGTGTTCGCCCACACAGCCGTCAGCGGCGAGAAGATAGACTCCATCCTGCAGGAGCTGCTGCCCCTTCTGCCCCGCCGGCTGGACTGA
- a CDS encoding HdeD family acid-resistance protein, whose product MVGTTDLASGGPELKARWGWVVALGVVFLIAGIVALGSVVTATVASVFVVGVMMTLAGVAEIIHGFQMRTWGRFFLWILIGALYVVAGFIAFSNPLLASVVLTLLLGIGLIAAGIVRGILAAQLRGAPGWGWILFSAVITVIVGVMIVAGWPATSLFVLGTFLGIDLIFAGAGWIAAGLALRNA is encoded by the coding sequence ATGGTTGGCACGACGGATCTGGCTTCGGGCGGTCCGGAGCTCAAGGCGCGCTGGGGCTGGGTGGTGGCTCTTGGTGTCGTTTTCCTGATTGCGGGCATTGTCGCGTTGGGCAGCGTCGTGACGGCGACGGTGGCGAGCGTCTTCGTGGTCGGCGTGATGATGACGCTTGCCGGTGTTGCCGAGATCATCCACGGCTTTCAGATGAGGACCTGGGGCCGCTTCTTCCTCTGGATCCTGATCGGCGCACTTTACGTGGTGGCGGGCTTCATCGCCTTTTCCAATCCGCTGCTTGCATCCGTGGTGCTGACCTTGCTGCTGGGCATCGGCTTGATCGCCGCCGGTATCGTGCGCGGCATCCTGGCCGCGCAACTGCGCGGTGCGCCGGGCTGGGGCTGGATCCTGTTCTCTGCGGTGATCACTGTGATCGTCGGGGTGATGATCGTCGCCGGCTGGCCGGCCACGAGCCTTTTCGTGCTCGGCACATTCCTGGGCATCGACCTGATCTTCGCAGGCGCTGGCTGGATCGCGGCGGGGCTGGCGCTGCGCAACGCCTGA
- the rhaI gene encoding L-rhamnose catabolism isomerase, translating into MTELINAGLLENHNASRMPALKRDYETLGEQLDRRGVSIDTIKQKVAAFGVAIPSWGVGTGGTRFARFPGQGEPRGIFDKLQDCAVIQQLTRATPSVSLHVPWDKADPQRLKETAERFGLGFDAMNSNTFQDHPGDRHSYKFGSLSHTDAATRRQAVEHNIECIEIGQAIGSKALTVWIGDGSNFPGQSNFTKAFERYLASMRDVYAALPEDWRVFTEHKMYEPAFYSTVVQDWGTNYLIAQELGPKAFCLVDLGHHAPNVNIEMIVARLIQFGKLGGFHFNDSKYGDDDLDAGSIDPYRLFLVFNELVDAEHRNAPGFNPAHMLDQSHNVTDPIESLMVSATEVVRAYAQALLVDRTALEGFQEANDALMATQVLKAAFRTDLEPILALARVEEGGAADPVAAYRESGYRRQVAEERPAVSGGGGGIV; encoded by the coding sequence ATGACTGAGTTGATCAACGCAGGTCTTTTGGAAAACCACAACGCTTCCCGCATGCCGGCGCTCAAGCGCGACTATGAAACGCTCGGCGAGCAACTCGATCGCCGAGGCGTCTCGATCGACACGATCAAGCAGAAGGTCGCCGCCTTCGGCGTGGCGATCCCTTCCTGGGGAGTCGGCACGGGCGGCACGCGCTTCGCACGCTTTCCCGGGCAAGGCGAGCCGCGCGGCATCTTTGACAAGCTGCAGGACTGCGCGGTGATCCAGCAGCTTACCCGCGCCACGCCGAGCGTGTCGCTCCATGTCCCTTGGGACAAGGCGGATCCGCAACGCCTGAAGGAAACTGCGGAGCGCTTCGGCCTTGGTTTCGACGCGATGAACTCCAATACGTTTCAGGATCACCCCGGCGACCGCCACTCCTACAAATTCGGCTCGCTGTCGCATACGGATGCCGCCACGCGCCGGCAGGCGGTCGAGCACAACATCGAGTGCATCGAGATCGGCCAGGCGATCGGTTCGAAGGCACTGACGGTCTGGATCGGGGACGGTTCGAACTTCCCTGGCCAGAGCAATTTCACGAAAGCCTTCGAGCGGTATCTCGCGTCCATGCGCGATGTCTACGCGGCGCTCCCCGAAGACTGGCGCGTGTTCACCGAGCACAAGATGTACGAGCCGGCATTCTATTCGACCGTCGTGCAGGACTGGGGCACCAACTACCTGATCGCCCAGGAACTGGGGCCGAAGGCTTTCTGCCTGGTCGATCTCGGCCACCACGCGCCGAACGTGAACATCGAGATGATCGTGGCCCGGCTCATCCAGTTCGGCAAGCTCGGCGGCTTCCACTTCAACGATTCCAAATATGGCGACGACGACCTGGACGCGGGCTCGATCGACCCCTACCGCCTGTTCCTCGTCTTCAATGAGCTGGTCGATGCCGAGCATCGCAACGCGCCGGGCTTCAACCCCGCGCATATGCTTGACCAGAGCCACAACGTGACCGACCCGATCGAGAGCCTGATGGTCTCGGCGACCGAAGTGGTTCGCGCCTATGCGCAGGCCCTTCTCGTCGACCGCACGGCGCTCGAAGGGTTTCAGGAGGCGAATGACGCGCTGATGGCGACGCAGGTGCTCAAGGCCGCCTTCCGCACGGACCTGGAGCCGATCCTTGCTCTGGCTCGCGTGGAGGAGGGCGGTGCGGCCGATCCCGTGGCGGCCTATCGCGAAAGCGGCTATCGCCGGCAGGTCGCGGAAGAGCGCCCGGCGGTTTCGGGCGGCGGCGGCGGGATCGTATGA